The following nucleotide sequence is from Paenibacillus andongensis.
TCGGCAGCTGTTTGCCATTTCTACCTCGATCAAATTATCGCCTTTACGCAGAAACGAAGTGATGTCTGCCTCATAGGGCTCCCAGAGGAACGTTCGAACCTCTTGTCCGTTTATATACAACCGGCTGACGATGGTATCTGGCGGTGTGGAAAAGCTCCATTTCGCCTCCAGCCAATCGTTTCTATCGACATATACCTTTTGCTGCAGATGCATTTTTCCGCTGTAGAAAGGAAATCCTTGGCTAACGAGATCCCCAGTATGCACGGAAACAGGTAGTTCCATAAGGACAAACGGACCCATCGTATGAACCGCATGACGCTCTCCGTTCAGGTAAGGCGAACTTGACTCTACACCGAATGACCCAATGATGTAGATATTTTCAATTTCTGTTTCAAACGTCAGCTTATTTCCTTCAGACTCAAACTGTCGCGCATGTTCAATTGCTTCGTATGTCTTAGAAGAGTTGTAGAAATAAGACTTCAGTCGAATTCGATTTGCTCCTGGCACGATCATTCCACGAATATCAACTTTTTGGAAAGAAATATCTCGCCACCAGCCAGCGCTTATCGATTCCACTTGTCGCCCGTTCAATTCGATTTTAATATCTTCCGGCTTCTCTAAGACCACATATAATTCGCGTGAAAGATCCACATCAAACGCAACTTGGAATTCGAACTCCAGTTCGATATGAACAGGCCGACCAAAAGCTAAAAGCAGTTCTTGAATAAACACCACGGGCTGAGGTTCTGACCAAGCGCCGCCTTCAACACGTAAACGGCATGTATCTAGCGTCAAACTGTTTTCCTCACTTTTAGAAATCTTCCAAGTATGATCTAAAAAGATTTTCGATTCTGGTTGCCGAGAAGTCGTTCTATGAATATCAAACATCTCTTCGCTTTGTGCTGCTTCCTCAGGTACGATCTTCACGACATAGGACTGCCCCGGATGAATGGTCAATCGAATGCGTACGCCGCGATCGGTATCTTCCTGTTCGATAGGTGTAACCCCGCCTGTTTCCAAGTCAATTAAAGAAACTTTTCCTTTTCGGAACAACTCTACCTGTACGGACTCATAGCGTTCCTTACCGGAATTTACGAAGTAGTACATCATCGCGCCATCCAAAGCTAATGTCTGAACATTCATTGTATCCTCCGTTATTGCTTCCCCGGCATGATCCAACATACGGCTGGATGGAGATACGGTGCTGGACAAGGCGTTTAACAGCGCACTAGACTTCCATTCGGGTTTGAGCGCGCTCTCCACTAGCTGATCTAATTCCTTGTCCAGTTGACCATTAATAAGCGTCGGAAATGGCGCAAATGCAACAAGACTGCCGCCTTGAAGGACGAATTGCTTCAACAAATCAACCGTAACGCGGTTCAAAGTTGTACTTGGCGGAATGATCACAACTCGGTAGGCCGCTTCGCCGATAATAAAGGTGCTGTTACTGACACTACCGTGACGTTCAATAATGCTTTCACTGCCGTAATCGTGCTCTACAAATGTTTGGCACATTAGGCGGGAAAGTTGGGAAAAGGCCTGATGGTAAGGTTCGATTCCAGAAGAATCCTCACCGCATTGATGAACCCAAGCAGAACGGATCGGGTGCAGAAGCAATACTTCGGGTTGACGGGTTCCTTCGGAAAGCAACATCGACAGCCTCGCGAAGTAATCATTAAAAGCTTTATAATCCTCCCACCAAGGCTGCTGATAAAATAGGGATGGCGGATAGTCGCGTTTTCGCAAGCCTCTCAAGGTATATCCTTGCAAATGCTGACACATCAAATTAATCCCATGGACAAATTGCCACTCGCCAATCCGCTTAAGATCCTCAAAGCTGACATTCCAGCCTGAACACCCGAAGCTTTCCGTAATGGTCATCTTTTTCCCAAGTTGATGAGCCACTGAGCCTACCTGTTTAGGAACAATAGGCTCTTCGCTAATAAACCGGCCCAACCAATCACAGCCCGGAATTTGCAAATACTCATAAAATGCCATGGGATCCCCAACCGAAGTCACTTGTTGCATGAGCACTTGTTCATCTACAACGTGACCTGTTGCCGACCATCCCTTGCTATCACACCAATCCCCGATTTGTTTCGCATAGCTCTGAGTGAACATCGCGGTTACGCATTCCCAGTAGTCATATCTTGCTTTACTCGCGCCCTCCACATTCATAAACAAAGCGGGAAGAGCTTCCTTCAGGTCATAGCCATATCTAGACTCAAAAGCATGCTCCAGATCAAACGACCAAGGCAAATGTCCGCGAGCAAACTGCGGTTCGTCCGTAAACACGCCTTTCAGATCGTCTCCGAACTCTTCGCCGAAGCGTTCCCAATAGGCCTCGTAGGTCGTTTCAATGAAAGCCCGTACGGTTTCCACACTTAGTGTATCAATATAATAGGGA
It contains:
- a CDS encoding glycosyl hydrolase, with translation MSIWDQLQNPPVQYRSVPLWSWNDKLETEELERQIEEMHKAGIGGFFMHARGGLLTPYMGKEWMSAVRTCIEKSKELGMTPWLYDENGWPSGFADGKVPALGIAYQQKRLAYEQAPFQNPAERTIGFYAKSEHGYRLLSAADESGADLRFFYEVNPYYIDTLSVETVRAFIETTYEAYWERFGEEFGDDLKGVFTDEPQFARGHLPWSFDLEHAFESRYGYDLKEALPALFMNVEGASKARYDYWECVTAMFTQSYAKQIGDWCDSKGWSATGHVVDEQVLMQQVTSVGDPMAFYEYLQIPGCDWLGRFISEEPIVPKQVGSVAHQLGKKMTITESFGCSGWNVSFEDLKRIGEWQFVHGINLMCQHLQGYTLRGLRKRDYPPSLFYQQPWWEDYKAFNDYFARLSMLLSEGTRQPEVLLLHPIRSAWVHQCGEDSSGIEPYHQAFSQLSRLMCQTFVEHDYGSESIIERHGSVSNSTFIIGEAAYRVVIIPPSTTLNRVTVDLLKQFVLQGGSLVAFAPFPTLINGQLDKELDQLVESALKPEWKSSALLNALSSTVSPSSRMLDHAGEAITEDTMNVQTLALDGAMMYYFVNSGKERYESVQVELFRKGKVSLIDLETGGVTPIEQEDTDRGVRIRLTIHPGQSYVVKIVPEEAAQSEEMFDIHRTTSRQPESKIFLDHTWKISKSEENSLTLDTCRLRVEGGAWSEPQPVVFIQELLLAFGRPVHIELEFEFQVAFDVDLSRELYVVLEKPEDIKIELNGRQVESISAGWWRDISFQKVDIRGMIVPGANRIRLKSYFYNSSKTYEAIEHARQFESEGNKLTFETEIENIYIIGSFGVESSSPYLNGERHAVHTMGPFVLMELPVSVHTGDLVSQGFPFYSGKMHLQQKVYVDRNDWLEAKWSFSTPPDTIVSRLYINGQEVRTFLWEPYEADITSFLRKGDNLIEVEMANSCRNLLGPHHHIKGELYKVGPDSFTDKPGWTDKNIDKNTCIYTDRYTFVRFGLDVSPYIEMK